Proteins found in one Paenibacillus sp. FSL R10-2782 genomic segment:
- a CDS encoding tetratricopeptide repeat protein: protein MFKHVFAEMNSMLDDIVKHYPSAQGSRRQELLQYWNLLRRMSDGIMDEWLAFEEKMVRLRAAGFSAESGMSDTELSEKALPEKELPAFTRGQGYYRLLMYPEAIRQFEQVLQHFPNSWQSRMYMGMAYFQLEDTAEAVSHFQKVLHLTEQSRLKAVIYNALGCLMAKQADVEEAQKCFALAHQFDPALPEPLHNMEACLSDAEMLRYDSSIMTWL, encoded by the coding sequence ATGTTCAAGCATGTATTCGCAGAAATGAACAGCATGTTAGATGATATCGTGAAGCATTACCCATCAGCCCAGGGCTCCCGCAGGCAGGAGTTGCTACAGTACTGGAATTTGCTGCGGAGAATGAGTGACGGAATTATGGATGAATGGCTTGCCTTTGAGGAAAAAATGGTTCGCCTGCGGGCTGCTGGTTTTTCCGCAGAGTCCGGTATGTCTGACACGGAGCTATCTGAAAAGGCACTGCCTGAAAAGGAGCTGCCTGCCTTTACTCGGGGTCAAGGGTATTACCGACTGCTCATGTATCCTGAGGCCATCCGTCAGTTTGAACAGGTACTACAGCATTTTCCGAACAGCTGGCAGAGCCGTATGTATATGGGGATGGCGTATTTTCAACTGGAGGATACAGCGGAGGCTGTGAGCCATTTTCAGAAGGTGCTGCACCTGACAGAGCAGTCCCGACTGAAAGCGGTCATCTATAATGCGTTGGGCTGTCTTATGGCCAAGCAGGCTGATGTGGAGGAGGCGCAAAAATGTTTTGCTCTCGCTCATCAGTTCGATCCTGCGTTGCCCGAGCCGTTGCACAATATGGAAGCTTGTTTGTCGGATGCCGAAATGCTTCGGTACGACAGCTCCATAATGACCTGGCTGTAG
- a CDS encoding CCA tRNA nucleotidyltransferase codes for MKINTWQYADPDMAFHGKEVVHTLTKAGYEAYWVGGCVRDELLGRVIHDMDMTTSAEPEQVIALFPHVIPTGIQHGTVTVMQGGHPFEVTTFRTESGYTDHRRPTEVAFVKDIREDLMRRDFTMNAIAMDEHGERVDPFGGEADLRAALVRCVGRAEERFEEDGLRMLRCIRFASVFRFRIAYNTWKGMIRRKEGLRYIAMERVRAELEKMLVGPDPLRGLEILGRSGLLACTKVPVPMEQCEAQALSGMVQLPEELRWGLLLLSCRLTSEAADELLRAWTFSNAVRLRLVHLLEWERELTDSAVGIADSSTSVKDEGINDEVLRRSWIRLLIKWGRDTSSDWLELYKTLPASFRELPSQAEKHVARMAELAEAWTKQTAVVRIKDLNITGNELVQAMDRPGGPWLGQTMERLLLVTACGDIPNVTEALLQEAKRVMSSE; via the coding sequence GTGAAAATAAACACTTGGCAATATGCTGATCCGGATATGGCTTTTCATGGTAAGGAAGTCGTACATACACTAACTAAAGCTGGCTACGAGGCTTACTGGGTCGGCGGTTGTGTGCGGGATGAACTATTAGGCCGCGTTATTCATGATATGGATATGACCACATCGGCTGAACCTGAGCAGGTCATAGCATTGTTCCCTCATGTCATTCCGACTGGGATTCAGCATGGGACAGTTACGGTGATGCAGGGTGGGCATCCGTTCGAAGTGACTACCTTTAGAACAGAAAGCGGTTATACCGATCACCGTCGACCGACAGAAGTCGCTTTTGTGAAGGATATCCGCGAAGATCTGATGCGGCGGGATTTCACGATGAACGCAATTGCAATGGATGAACATGGGGAAAGGGTGGACCCGTTCGGAGGGGAAGCCGATTTACGCGCCGCTCTTGTTCGTTGTGTGGGACGAGCCGAGGAACGTTTCGAAGAGGACGGGCTGCGAATGCTGCGTTGCATTCGTTTTGCCTCTGTATTCCGGTTCCGTATAGCCTACAACACATGGAAAGGCATGATCCGTCGTAAAGAAGGACTTCGTTACATTGCGATGGAACGTGTGCGGGCTGAGCTGGAAAAGATGCTGGTAGGACCGGACCCGTTGCGTGGACTGGAAATACTGGGTCGCAGCGGCTTGCTCGCGTGTACGAAGGTTCCGGTTCCCATGGAACAATGTGAAGCACAGGCGCTCAGCGGGATGGTACAACTGCCGGAAGAGCTGCGATGGGGTTTGCTGCTGCTGTCTTGCAGATTGACCTCAGAGGCAGCGGACGAGCTGTTAAGAGCATGGACTTTCTCCAACGCTGTACGTTTGCGGTTGGTACATCTGTTAGAATGGGAGCGTGAGCTAACGGACAGTGCTGTTGGGATAGCAGACAGTTCCACTTCAGTGAAAGATGAAGGAATCAACGATGAGGTGCTACGCCGTAGTTGGATTCGACTGTTAATTAAATGGGGACGGGATACCTCGTCAGACTGGCTTGAGCTTTACAAGACACTGCCTGCTTCGTTCCGCGAATTACCGTCACAGGCAGAAAAGCATGTAGCGAGAATGGCTGAACTGGCAGAGGCGTGGACGAAGCAAACCGCAGTCGTTCGTATCAAAGATTTAAATATTACAGGAAATGAACTGGTTCAGGCGATGGATCGACCGGGGGGGCCTTGGCTGGGTCAGACGATGGAACGACTTTTGCTGGTTACCGCCTGCGGAGATATTCCTAATGTAACAGAAGCATTGCTTCAAGAAGCGAAACGGGTGATGAGTAGTGAATAA
- a CDS encoding redox-sensing transcriptional repressor Rex, with protein sequence MKSDKISEAVVRRLPVYLRYLNALHKREVATVSSQELGQRLDLNPAQIRKDLAYFGDFGRKGIGYDVTYLIEKIRHILKIDQQINVVLVGAGNLGQALSNYNAYLKDNMKIVAVFDAVPEKVGTKINTLVVQPMDELEATVKEQNIRIGIITVPDFEAQHVADRLIDSGIGAILNFAPTTLKAPANIRIHATDFTTDLLSLAYYLEDGKEDTQHDSE encoded by the coding sequence ATGAAATCAGATAAAATTTCAGAGGCTGTCGTACGGAGGTTACCCGTATATTTACGTTATCTGAATGCACTGCACAAAAGGGAGGTGGCTACGGTCTCTTCCCAGGAGTTGGGACAAAGACTGGATTTAAATCCGGCTCAAATTCGTAAGGATCTCGCGTATTTTGGAGATTTTGGCCGTAAGGGTATCGGCTATGATGTTACTTATCTTATCGAGAAAATACGCCATATCCTGAAAATCGACCAGCAAATTAATGTGGTATTGGTCGGAGCAGGTAATCTGGGGCAAGCCCTTTCGAATTATAATGCTTATTTAAAAGACAATATGAAAATTGTAGCGGTATTTGATGCTGTCCCAGAAAAGGTCGGAACCAAGATCAATACGCTGGTCGTGCAGCCAATGGATGAACTCGAAGCGACCGTGAAGGAACAAAACATTCGGATCGGGATTATTACCGTACCGGATTTTGAAGCGCAGCACGTGGCTGACAGGCTCATAGATAGCGGGATTGGAGCGATATTGAACTTTGCACCGACTACGCTCAAGGCACCAGCAAATATTCGAATACATGCCACAGATTTTACAACAGATTTGTTAAGCCTCGCTTATTATTTGGAGGACGGAAAGGAAGATACGCAACATGACAGCGAATAA
- the panD gene encoding aspartate 1-decarboxylase, translating to MFRTMMKSKIHRATVTEANLNYVGSITIDEDLMETSDLLENEKVQIVNNNNGARLETYVIPGPRGSGVICLNGAAARLVQPGDTVIIISYASMSNEEAKTYKPTVVFVDEHNKPAQTANKEVHATIM from the coding sequence ATGTTTAGAACAATGATGAAATCCAAAATTCACCGGGCGACGGTTACCGAAGCCAACCTCAACTATGTGGGTAGTATTACCATTGATGAGGATTTGATGGAGACTTCCGATCTGCTAGAGAATGAAAAGGTACAAATTGTGAACAATAACAACGGAGCCCGGCTGGAAACTTACGTTATTCCCGGACCGCGTGGTAGCGGCGTAATTTGTCTCAACGGCGCAGCAGCGCGTCTGGTGCAGCCCGGGGATACAGTCATTATAATTTCCTACGCTTCCATGTCGAATGAAGAGGCCAAAACATACAAACCGACCGTGGTATTCGTCGATGAACATAATAAACCGGCCCAAACGGCGAATAAGGAAGTACACGCTACGATCATGTAA
- a CDS encoding biotin--[acetyl-CoA-carboxylase] ligase: MNNHERLLGILEEGLSDYVSGEEISRRLSVSRTAVWKQINKLRELGYNIEASSRKGYRIVSRPDRLEVSKLAYMLNTQSFGQRIVVLDSTVSTQQDAMRLAEEGAPQGTVVLAEEQTAGRGRLGRKWFSPRGKGVWMSIVLRPNQPLGFTPQLTLLTGVAVCRAIRRLTGVEVGIKWPNDLLVHGRKVCGILLESSTEDQRVRYCIAGIGIDVNLNTEDYPEELSQVGTSLRIEAGRAIDRTALIAAVLEEMEQLCALYADQGFQPVAMLWEVLSVTMNRFVRAHTGQGKAVEGTAVGLDPSGALVVETEQGERIQVVSGDVQLQG; this comes from the coding sequence GTGAATAATCATGAAAGACTATTAGGCATACTGGAGGAAGGTTTATCTGATTATGTATCGGGAGAGGAAATCAGCCGTCGCCTCTCGGTCAGCCGTACAGCCGTATGGAAGCAGATCAACAAGCTGCGTGAACTGGGCTACAACATTGAAGCTTCCTCGCGTAAGGGTTATCGGATTGTGTCCCGACCCGATCGGCTGGAGGTCTCCAAACTGGCATATATGCTAAATACCCAATCGTTTGGACAACGTATAGTTGTGCTGGACTCGACGGTCTCTACCCAGCAGGATGCTATGCGTCTGGCAGAAGAGGGCGCGCCTCAGGGGACAGTAGTTCTGGCGGAGGAGCAGACAGCGGGGCGGGGGCGCTTGGGCCGAAAGTGGTTTTCACCTCGGGGCAAAGGCGTCTGGATGAGCATTGTGTTGCGTCCGAACCAGCCTTTGGGCTTTACTCCTCAGTTGACACTGCTTACAGGTGTAGCGGTATGTAGAGCCATTCGTCGGTTGACGGGTGTGGAAGTGGGCATCAAATGGCCGAACGATCTGCTTGTTCATGGTCGCAAAGTGTGCGGTATTCTGCTGGAATCTTCAACAGAGGATCAGCGGGTTCGCTATTGCATTGCAGGTATCGGCATTGATGTAAATTTAAATACAGAGGATTACCCGGAAGAACTGTCACAAGTGGGGACGTCCCTGAGAATAGAGGCTGGTCGAGCAATCGACCGTACTGCACTAATTGCCGCGGTGTTGGAAGAAATGGAGCAGCTATGTGCGCTGTATGCGGATCAGGGCTTTCAGCCTGTTGCGATGCTGTGGGAGGTGCTATCCGTAACGATGAATCGCTTCGTGCGGGCACATACGGGACAAGGAAAAGCGGTGGAAGGTACAGCCGTCGGTTTGGACCCTTCGGGAGCGCTGGTGGTTGAAACGGAGCAGGGAGAGCGAATACAGGTCGTTTCCGGTGATGTACAATTACAGGGGTAG
- the panC gene encoding pantoate--beta-alanine ligase — translation MMIVREVAQLRQAIAERRQLGANGEKAEYGFAATQQHTVGFVPTMGYLHEGHASLMHKAREMADTVVLSIFVNPIQFGPNEDLDSYPRDEARDLEVARREGVDIVFLPTVAEMYPQPTRTKIRVSSLTDRLCGASRPGHFDGVTTVVAKLFNMVGPDLAFFGMKDAQQVAVLQQMVTDLNMNVTIVPCPIVREADGLALSSRNVYLSAEQREQALVLSQSLRKVREVSEDVAQNTFTIVQLYQMVESTITSSPLADIDYIEILTFPGLEPLLPEQRLSDVEEDIIVALAVKFGNTRLIDNIRIQKAEVLSHV, via the coding sequence ATGATGATCGTAAGAGAAGTGGCTCAGCTTCGACAGGCAATTGCTGAACGTCGGCAGCTTGGTGCAAACGGAGAAAAAGCGGAATACGGTTTTGCTGCTACGCAACAACATACAGTCGGCTTTGTGCCGACGATGGGGTATTTGCATGAAGGCCATGCGAGTTTAATGCATAAGGCGCGTGAAATGGCAGATACGGTGGTACTCAGCATTTTTGTCAACCCGATTCAATTCGGGCCTAACGAGGATCTCGACAGCTACCCCCGTGATGAAGCGCGTGATTTGGAGGTGGCTCGGCGTGAAGGCGTGGATATCGTATTTTTGCCAACTGTAGCGGAAATGTATCCGCAGCCAACCCGTACGAAAATTCGCGTATCCTCTTTGACGGATCGGTTATGTGGCGCTTCACGTCCAGGGCATTTTGACGGTGTGACCACTGTAGTTGCCAAGCTTTTTAATATGGTAGGTCCTGATCTGGCCTTCTTCGGCATGAAGGACGCTCAGCAGGTAGCAGTGCTCCAGCAAATGGTAACCGACCTCAATATGAATGTCACTATCGTTCCTTGTCCTATCGTCAGGGAGGCCGATGGTTTGGCCCTTAGCTCGCGTAATGTGTATCTGAGCGCGGAACAGCGGGAGCAGGCATTGGTGCTGTCACAGTCACTGCGCAAGGTGCGTGAAGTGAGCGAAGATGTTGCTCAGAACACGTTTACGATCGTTCAGTTATACCAAATGGTGGAGTCCACCATTACTTCTTCACCATTGGCGGACATTGACTACATTGAAATCTTAACCTTTCCCGGTCTGGAGCCCCTTCTTCCCGAGCAGCGGCTAAGCGATGTTGAAGAAGACATCATTGTAGCGCTGGCTGTAAAGTTTGGGAACACCCGACTGATTGACAATATAAGAATACAGAAGGCGGAGGTGCTCTCCCATGTTTAG
- a CDS encoding amidohydrolase, whose protein sequence is MTANKWMIKNGSFAVNRPEAGVIYGYMIVEDSRITYIGETLPAGEEETEAIDGNGLLFLPGLINTHGHAAMSLLRGYGDDLALQVWLQEKMWPMEAKFTSTDVYWGTSLSVLEMLKGGTTTFLDMYDHMDEVARVAEESGIRASLMRGAIGLCSEEEQRIKLAEAVNFARNWHGKADGRITTMMSPHAPYTCPPEFIEKFVQAAHDLDLPLHTHMSETIAEVEQNVRDYGLRPVAHLDKLGFFSRPSLVAHAVHLNDEEIALLAERGVAVSHNPGSNLKLASGVARVPDLLRAGVTVSLGTDGPASNNNLDMFEEMRLAALIHKGVSGDPTAVPAGEALRLATEYGAKSVGLNEVGALAAGNKADFIALDLNQAHFLPRTDLISHAVYSASAKDVAHVWVNGRQIVKNGECLTMDEERIKHEAQAAFEGLLSR, encoded by the coding sequence ATGACAGCGAATAAATGGATGATTAAAAATGGCTCTTTTGCCGTGAACAGACCGGAAGCCGGGGTAATCTACGGCTATATGATCGTGGAGGACAGTCGCATTACCTATATTGGCGAGACTTTGCCAGCGGGTGAGGAAGAGACGGAAGCGATTGATGGTAACGGACTGTTGTTTTTACCTGGTCTGATTAATACACATGGTCATGCGGCGATGTCTCTGCTGCGTGGGTATGGGGATGATCTGGCTCTTCAAGTATGGCTTCAGGAAAAAATGTGGCCGATGGAAGCCAAGTTTACGTCTACGGATGTGTACTGGGGTACGTCCTTGTCCGTGCTGGAAATGCTGAAAGGCGGAACAACGACCTTTTTGGACATGTATGATCATATGGACGAGGTGGCTCGTGTAGCTGAAGAGTCCGGCATCCGTGCGAGCCTGATGCGTGGAGCGATTGGACTATGTTCGGAGGAAGAGCAGCGGATCAAGCTGGCTGAGGCTGTGAATTTTGCACGTAATTGGCATGGGAAAGCAGACGGTCGCATTACGACTATGATGTCTCCGCATGCGCCGTATACGTGTCCGCCTGAGTTTATCGAAAAATTCGTACAGGCTGCGCATGATCTGGACTTACCGTTGCATACGCATATGTCGGAAACCATTGCCGAGGTAGAGCAAAACGTACGCGACTACGGCTTGCGTCCGGTTGCGCATTTGGATAAGCTCGGCTTTTTCTCCCGTCCATCGCTTGTTGCCCATGCTGTTCATCTGAATGACGAAGAAATAGCTTTGCTGGCTGAACGTGGTGTAGCGGTTTCGCATAATCCGGGCAGCAACTTGAAGCTGGCGAGCGGTGTGGCAAGAGTGCCTGATCTGCTCCGTGCAGGCGTTACTGTCTCTCTGGGAACAGACGGCCCTGCCAGTAACAATAACCTGGACATGTTTGAGGAAATGCGGCTGGCTGCACTCATTCACAAGGGAGTATCTGGCGACCCAACCGCAGTTCCTGCGGGTGAGGCGTTGCGTCTGGCAACGGAGTACGGAGCGAAGTCGGTTGGCTTGAATGAGGTAGGGGCGTTGGCAGCAGGCAACAAAGCTGACTTTATCGCGCTCGATCTCAATCAGGCTCATTTCTTGCCGCGTACGGATCTCATTTCCCATGCGGTATACTCTGCAAGCGCCAAAGACGTGGCCCATGTATGGGTAAACGGTCGTCAGATTGTGAAAAACGGTGAGTGCCTGACTATGGATGAGGAACGTATCAAGCATGAGGCACAAGCCGCCTTTGAAGGGCTGCTGTCGCGCTAA
- the dinG gene encoding ATP-dependent DNA helicase DinG — protein MKFAVLDFETTGTQSADDIIQVGLAIIEHDNSISRVYGSYVNPGRSIPPFITGLTGITDDDVKDAPALEEMMMELVPMLDDVVLVGHNVAFDFNFLQNALDRCGYLPFTGRILDTMDFLKIMFPSLSSYQLGFVSSEFGLAHDRPHQADSDALATAEVFLKCLDELHALPLITIQRLSDLFAEEDSDLGWFLDGVREDKEHDPIQDLEGHQFLRQLALKVEDWTELNAPRREDDPNPLAGVSFEEYMDDVRDNLRSSLSQYEEREAQTQMIAGVNQALSEDKHLLIEAGTGTGKSLGYLLPSLYHSVKNGQRVMVSTHTINLQEQLRERDIPMLTKVIPFPFRAAIFKGRGHYLCLRKFEHKINRRDFATPKEDLITAAQMIVWLTLTETGDDEELNLSNRGGDFWETVASDSESCLGRSCPWFRKCFYHRARHEAGIADVVITNHSKLFTDVKASHQLLPSYEHLVIDEAHHLEEVAGKHLGMHMKYFTLLHTLTRLFKDSKNGQLPSLRQQLAKSGHEKSTDWAATIDQLYPLVLEVKETWDLLSDKLFGMLPERSDATPGETGQFSSRLKPSAKPAKWDQAAALENQIYVTLSEILRKGDKLVLDVKEEHDDYAADSLITDITGLLKDLAGIRESLRFFMRLDDETTVYWLEASGQFRSKSLQFYAVPVDVSRQLKEMFFDKKRSIILTSATLSVDKSFQYMTDQLGLQEAADQGRLMTTQLPSPFNYRDQVLLVIPRDFPSVKGSVGDEHFVDMLVSSLGATAQATQGRMLVLFTSYRMLRQVYEPLKEALASSDITVLGQGVDSGSRSKLTRRFQEAKASVLLGTSSFWEGVDIPGKALTCLAIVRLPFQPPNHPLLEAKSELLQQQKKNPFMKLSVPQAVIRFKQGFGRLVRTASDHGVVIVYDTRVIESYYGKHFLYSLPGPKMEHMPTEQMVPRIAEWLQSAPETEA, from the coding sequence ATGAAATTTGCGGTATTGGATTTTGAAACGACAGGCACCCAGTCCGCGGATGACATCATTCAAGTCGGACTTGCAATTATAGAGCATGATAACAGCATTTCCCGTGTTTACGGTTCTTATGTGAACCCTGGCAGATCCATTCCGCCTTTTATTACCGGATTGACCGGGATTACAGACGATGACGTCAAGGATGCTCCTGCCCTCGAAGAGATGATGATGGAGCTTGTACCTATGCTGGACGATGTCGTGCTGGTCGGCCATAATGTGGCGTTTGATTTTAATTTTTTGCAAAACGCTTTGGATCGGTGCGGGTACTTGCCGTTTACCGGCAGAATTTTGGATACGATGGATTTTCTGAAAATCATGTTTCCATCGCTATCTTCCTATCAGCTGGGTTTTGTTTCTTCTGAGTTTGGGCTGGCGCATGACCGACCCCATCAAGCGGACAGCGACGCGTTGGCTACGGCTGAGGTGTTTTTAAAATGTCTGGATGAGCTTCACGCGCTGCCTTTGATTACGATACAGCGGCTCAGTGATTTGTTCGCAGAGGAAGACAGTGACCTCGGATGGTTTTTGGACGGGGTGCGTGAAGACAAAGAGCATGATCCTATTCAGGATTTGGAGGGTCATCAGTTTTTACGTCAGCTTGCACTGAAGGTGGAGGATTGGACGGAGCTAAATGCCCCTCGCAGAGAGGACGACCCCAATCCGCTGGCAGGTGTTTCCTTTGAGGAATACATGGATGATGTCCGAGACAATTTACGTTCATCTTTGAGCCAATATGAGGAACGCGAGGCGCAGACGCAAATGATTGCGGGTGTGAATCAGGCGCTGAGTGAGGACAAGCACCTGTTGATCGAGGCGGGTACGGGGACAGGCAAGTCCCTCGGTTATTTGCTCCCTTCGCTGTACCATAGTGTGAAAAATGGACAGCGAGTCATGGTAAGTACGCATACGATCAACCTACAGGAGCAATTACGTGAGCGTGATATTCCGATGCTGACCAAGGTGATCCCGTTCCCGTTCCGGGCTGCCATTTTTAAGGGCCGAGGACATTATTTGTGTCTTCGTAAGTTTGAACATAAAATAAACAGAAGAGACTTCGCAACGCCGAAGGAAGATTTAATTACAGCGGCCCAGATGATCGTCTGGCTGACGTTGACCGAAACTGGCGATGATGAAGAACTGAATCTAAGCAATCGTGGTGGAGATTTTTGGGAAACGGTGGCCAGTGATTCCGAGTCTTGTCTTGGTCGTTCTTGTCCATGGTTCCGCAAATGTTTTTATCATCGTGCGCGCCATGAGGCGGGAATAGCCGATGTGGTCATTACGAATCATTCCAAGCTGTTCACGGACGTAAAAGCGAGTCATCAGCTGTTGCCGAGTTATGAGCATCTGGTCATTGATGAAGCGCATCATCTGGAGGAAGTCGCTGGTAAGCACCTGGGCATGCATATGAAATATTTCACACTCTTGCATACGCTGACCCGGTTGTTCAAGGACAGCAAGAACGGACAATTGCCTTCGCTGCGTCAGCAGTTGGCAAAGTCGGGGCATGAGAAATCGACGGATTGGGCTGCTACCATTGACCAACTGTATCCGCTCGTGCTGGAGGTCAAGGAGACTTGGGATCTGCTGAGCGACAAGCTGTTTGGCATGCTGCCGGAGCGAAGTGATGCGACACCGGGCGAAACAGGGCAGTTTTCTTCCCGTCTCAAGCCGTCGGCCAAGCCTGCCAAGTGGGATCAGGCTGCTGCGCTGGAAAATCAGATTTATGTAACGTTGAGCGAAATTTTGCGCAAGGGCGACAAGCTGGTGCTCGACGTGAAAGAAGAACATGACGATTATGCGGCTGACAGCCTCATTACAGATATTACGGGGCTGCTTAAGGATTTGGCAGGCATTAGGGAAAGCTTGCGTTTTTTTATGCGTCTGGATGATGAGACGACCGTATATTGGCTCGAAGCGAGCGGGCAATTCCGCAGCAAGTCGCTACAATTTTATGCGGTGCCCGTCGATGTGAGCCGCCAGCTGAAAGAAATGTTTTTTGACAAAAAAAGGAGCATTATTCTGACGTCTGCTACCTTGTCAGTGGATAAGTCGTTTCAGTACATGACCGATCAGCTCGGCTTGCAGGAGGCCGCAGATCAAGGGCGGCTGATGACTACGCAGCTTCCGTCACCCTTCAATTACAGGGATCAGGTGCTGCTAGTCATTCCAAGGGATTTTCCGAGCGTGAAGGGCAGTGTAGGAGACGAGCATTTTGTAGATATGCTCGTCAGCTCGCTAGGTGCGACTGCCCAAGCGACGCAGGGGAGAATGCTCGTTCTCTTTACCTCCTACCGCATGCTCCGGCAGGTGTATGAGCCGCTTAAGGAGGCGTTGGCATCCAGCGACATCACCGTGCTGGGGCAGGGCGTAGACAGTGGGAGCCGCAGCAAGCTGACCCGACGTTTTCAGGAAGCCAAAGCTTCTGTGTTGCTGGGAACCAGCAGCTTCTGGGAAGGCGTCGATATTCCGGGCAAGGCGCTGACGTGTCTGGCCATTGTCCGCTTGCCGTTCCAACCGCCGAATCACCCGCTGCTGGAGGCTAAAAGTGAGCTGCTCCAGCAGCAGAAGAAAAATCCTTTTATGAAGCTGTCTGTTCCGCAGGCCGTCATTCGTTTCAAACAGGGATTTGGACGTTTGGTACGTACGGCGAGCGATCACGGGGTCGTTATCGTTTACGATACACGTGTGATCGAATCCTATTACGGAAAGCACTTTTTGTACTCGTTACCGGGACCAAAAATGGAGCATATGCCGACGGAGCAAATGGTGCCCCGCATCGCCGAGTGGCTCCAATCCGCCCCGGAGACAGAGGCATAA
- the panB gene encoding 3-methyl-2-oxobutanoate hydroxymethyltransferase: MAGKQALNIVKMKKMKREGIPLSMLTAYDYPSAKIAEEAGIDMILVGDSLGNVVLGYDSTIPVTLDDIVYHSRAVARGAEHTFIIADMPFMTYHGSVSESLQGIRRLMQEGHAHAVKLEGGAEIADVVKATVQAGVPVLGHIGLTPQSVNQLGGYRIQGKDEADARRLLADAKALEQAGAFGIVLELVTEEVATAISKELSIPTIGIGAGRGCDGQVLVYHDLIQYASPYYSKRFVKTYADVGGLIRSSIEQYVSDVKGRAFPAEEHVFSADDSVVEALYGHKKGHAKAQVQKQDKQEEQAKEKVESRS, translated from the coding sequence ATGGCAGGAAAACAAGCACTGAATATTGTGAAAATGAAAAAAATGAAGCGGGAGGGCATTCCGCTTAGTATGCTGACTGCCTACGATTATCCATCAGCGAAAATAGCCGAGGAGGCTGGAATTGACATGATACTCGTGGGCGACTCGCTGGGCAATGTCGTTCTCGGCTATGATTCAACCATTCCCGTAACACTGGATGATATCGTATATCATTCCCGAGCGGTAGCGAGAGGCGCGGAGCATACGTTTATTATAGCTGACATGCCGTTTATGACATATCACGGCAGCGTATCTGAAAGCCTCCAGGGCATCCGTCGTCTGATGCAGGAAGGACATGCGCATGCTGTCAAATTGGAGGGCGGTGCAGAAATTGCCGACGTCGTAAAAGCGACTGTTCAGGCAGGTGTACCTGTACTGGGGCATATCGGTCTTACACCGCAGTCAGTCAACCAGCTTGGCGGCTACCGCATTCAAGGCAAGGACGAAGCGGACGCACGGCGGCTGCTGGCAGACGCCAAGGCGCTGGAGCAGGCGGGAGCCTTTGGCATCGTGCTTGAGCTGGTGACTGAGGAGGTGGCAACGGCTATTTCCAAAGAACTATCCATTCCAACCATTGGAATTGGAGCAGGACGCGGATGTGACGGTCAGGTGCTTGTTTATCACGATCTGATTCAATATGCATCGCCTTATTACAGCAAACGTTTTGTCAAAACCTATGCCGATGTCGGCGGTTTGATTCGCAGTAGCATCGAGCAGTATGTGAGCGATGTGAAGGGGCGAGCCTTCCCGGCTGAAGAGCATGTGTTTAGCGCCGACGACAGCGTTGTAGAGGCGCTCTACGGCCACAAGAAAGGTCATGCAAAGGCACAGGTACAGAAACAAGATAAACAAGAGGAACAGGCTAAGGAAAAGGTGGAATCCCGGTCATGA
- a CDS encoding DUF5590 domain-containing protein, producing the protein MKNKKKWIAVGILGVILILVSIFWYYSYVTQDQVIERNAAIVKAKQSGGLVSTTQTWKSVWDRVYWVVQGKNAQNENIMVWVPFQKVEGQPNVPVADNSSVHTELLKNGVDEQKMTAMIQQQLPGIDIVRLEPSVFNGQYVWQLFYDDGSHHYYTFYRFSDGGSAGVKYTLPNY; encoded by the coding sequence TTGAAAAATAAGAAAAAATGGATAGCGGTCGGGATTCTGGGCGTTATACTGATTCTGGTCAGCATTTTCTGGTATTATTCCTACGTTACTCAAGACCAGGTGATTGAGAGGAATGCTGCTATCGTAAAGGCCAAGCAATCAGGTGGTCTGGTTAGCACAACGCAGACGTGGAAGTCGGTGTGGGATCGGGTATATTGGGTAGTTCAAGGGAAAAATGCTCAGAACGAAAATATTATGGTGTGGGTCCCTTTTCAAAAAGTGGAGGGCCAACCGAATGTGCCTGTCGCAGATAATAGCAGTGTTCATACCGAGCTACTGAAAAACGGAGTCGACGAGCAAAAAATGACGGCGATGATCCAGCAGCAGCTTCCGGGTATAGATATTGTAAGGCTTGAGCCGAGTGTGTTTAATGGTCAATATGTGTGGCAGTTGTTTTATGATGACGGCAGCCATCATTATTATACCTTTTATCGCTTCTCGGATGGGGGATCGGCGGGGGTAAAGTATACTTTGCCTAATTACTAG